The sequence below is a genomic window from Candidatus Gastranaerophilales bacterium.
ATAAATTACGTTAGATTCTATAGCGGCATCTAAAAATTCATGGTTGCAGGTTTCACAAACAATACCTTCTATTGCGGGATATATATGAGTCATTATTGACTGCATTCCGGAAGATAATTTATGAAGGGTTTTATTCTTGTAGCTTTTTATTGCCGATTGAACAGCCCCGCAATTATCATGCCCCAAAATCATCACAAGTTTAACTCCCAATGACCTCACAGCATATTCTATACTTCCCATAACTTCCTGAGAAAGGACATGCCCGGCTGTTCTTACCACAAATATATCTCCAAACCCTGCATCAAATATAATTTCTATAGGAACCCGAGAGTCTGAACAGGATAAAATCACTGCAAAAGGACGTTGTTCATGCAGCAGCGAATCTTTTGTTTCCTGACATCTGTTTGGATGGAGGGATTGATTTGCAACAAATCTTTTATTTCCTTCTAATAACCTGTCTAAAGCTTCTTGCGGTTTTATCATAGTTACCTGACCTGTATATCTGCCCGTTTGAGAAATTATAGCATAATTGAACAAAAATTAATCAGTCTGATTGTTATTTTCAAAATTTGTAAAGTTTTGTAATAGTTGCCGTCAAAAGCTTAAAGTTTTTAAACAATTTTGCCGATAAGAAGTTTAATCTGAATAAATTCGAAGGAAAGGGTACACGATGGCGGTTTTGAAAATCGGTGCAGAATTTGTTGTAAATGGTTATCAAAGTATTATCTTATCTAAAGATAAGACTCAAAATGTGGCTGCTTTTGCCTCTATAAACGGTATTTCTACTAAAGAAGCACAAGGTATACTTGAAGCAGCACCCGGTTTTAATACTTTTATTGCCGCATTTTTGAATCCCCAAGAAACAGAAAATGTGGTTGCTATAGGTGATTTTGATGAAAATGATACCGCACAAACTGATTCTATATCAAATAAGTATGCTAATTACAGATTTGTAAAAACTTTAAATGAAAACGGCTGCTCGTTCACTATAGGCGCAGACAATCTTGAGAATTACAAATTTATCTATAAAATTTCAGGTAAAACCATAACTATTGAGGCGCAGAACTGTGAATTTGTAATTAATTCTGTTGCACAGGCGGGTATGACTGTAATTATTAACGGTAGTAACTGCATTGCAAACATGCCCGTTGATTTTAAGTCTGTTACCAACAATGCTGCCGGCGCTACACTTAACATGAATAATTCTTCCAATACGATAATTAATAACGGAGAGAATGCCGTTATTAACGGTGGAAGCGGGAATAATACTATTACAAATAATAAAAAGGCAGCAGGTACCGTAATAAATGCGGGAGCCGGTAATGATACGGTTGTCAATCAAGCGGCTAATGTAACAATTAACGGCGGCGATGGTAATGATACTATTACAAACGGCACTCAAGCTACCGGTGTAACAATTAACGGCGGCAAAGGCAATGATGTTATCAAAAATAATGCTGCTAATATATTTATTAACGGCGGAGAAGGTATAGATACAATAACTAACACTGCAGGCGGTAAAGGAGCTGTTATCAATGGTAATGAAGGTAATGATATCATTACGAATCATGCTCAAGGCTCCAATATACATGGTAATGCAGGTAATGATACAATCACAAACAATGCCCAAAGTAGCGTTATTTACGGTGATGAGGATGCCGATAATATTACAAACAGCGGCAAGGATTCT
It includes:
- a CDS encoding carbonic anhydrase → MIKPQEALDRLLEGNKRFVANQSLHPNRCQETKDSLLHEQRPFAVILSCSDSRVPIEIIFDAGFGDIFVVRTAGHVLSQEVMGSIEYAVRSLGVKLVMILGHDNCGAVQSAIKSYKNKTLHKLSSGMQSIMTHIYPAIEGIVCETCNHEFLDAAIESNVIYQVNDLIKNDEYIAQKVKNKDIMVIGANYNLKTSKVDIITAKN